A single region of the Nicotiana sylvestris chromosome 6, ASM39365v2, whole genome shotgun sequence genome encodes:
- the LOC138870543 gene encoding uncharacterized protein → MSRYAKFMKDLVTKKRSMNCEMIKMTHQVSAIVHSMAPNLEDPGAFTILCTIGSADFAKPLCNLGASINLMPYSVFKTFGIGQPRPTSMRLQMPDRKMKWPLWKIDDMLVRVDKFILPTYFVILDSEVDYEVLIILGRPFLAIGKALVDVEAGEHTFRVGNEKVMFHVCK, encoded by the coding sequence ATGTCGAGATAtgccaagttcatgaaagacttggtaacaaagaagagatcCATGAATTGTGAAATGATCAAAATGAcgcatcaagtgagtgccattgtACATTCCATGGCTCCAAACCTAGAAGACCCCGGTGCCTTTACAATCCTGTGCACTATTGGTAGTGCCGATTTCGCCAAACCTTTGTGCAACTTGGGGGCAAGTATTAACTTGATGCCATATTCTGTGTTCAAGACATTCGGGATTGGGCAGCCAAGGCCTACatccatgaggttgcaaatgcCAGATAGGAAAATGAAGTGGCCATTGTGGAaaattgatgatatgctagttcgGGTCGACAAGTTCATACTTCCCACGTATTTTGTGATACTTGACAGTGAGGTTGACTATGAGGTGCtgatcatattggggagacctttcctagctatagggaaggccttagttgatgtggaagcaggggaacacACCTTCCGAGTGGGCAATGAAAAAGTTATGTTCCATGTTTGCAAGTAA